A genome region from Etheostoma cragini isolate CJK2018 chromosome 4, CSU_Ecrag_1.0, whole genome shotgun sequence includes the following:
- the LOC117943986 gene encoding sodium- and chloride-dependent GABA transporter 2-like: MDQRLNTQIQLNEMALGTRPGHTQPKLQEREQWGNKIEFILAVAGHIVGLGNVWRFPYLCYKNGGGVFFIPYILFLFTCGIPLFFLETSLGQYTSQGGITCWRKICPLFEGLGYGSQVVVLYTGVYYIIILAWTFLYLFSSFRSVLPWASCNNSWNTDGCFEHGHNQTSPLHLYGNGTSSVIEFWERRILGLSSGIEKIGNVRWDLALCLLLAWLVCYFCVWNGVKSTGKVVYFTATFPYVMLLVLLVRGLTLPGAKDGIMFYLYPDPSRLTDPEVWMDAGSQIFYSYGVCTGVLTSLGSYNKYSNNCYRDCVYLCLLNSLTSFVAGFAIFSVLGFMAKEQGVDISMVAESGPGLAFIAYPRAVALMPLPQLWAIFFFIMILFLGLDSEFVCQEALVTTISDMYPDFFQNNCRRKLLLLAISVGSFFAGLMMVMEGGLYIFQLFDYYACSGMTLMLFAVLESVCIGWIYGADRQYDNIKDMIGYRPWAFMKYCWQYFTPAICTCTFLFSLVKYTPLKFNNTYEYPWWGYAIGGFLTLSSTLMVPFWMLYAVSVTPGTLSQRLKVLSTPAHDLPTAMQTKALNKEAFQTFTGLCTLSTTERPNDKGKRSQRSSIV; this comes from the exons ATGGACCAAAGactaaacacacagatacaattGAATGAGATGGCCCTTGGGACCAGACCAGGACATACTCAACCCAAACTTCAGGAGAGGGAGCAGTGGGGCAATAAGATTGAGTTTATCCTGGCAGTGGCCGGACACATTGTCGGTCTGGGAAACGTCTGGAGGTTTCCATACCTTTGCTACAAAAATGGAGGAG gggtTTTCTTCATTccttacattttgtttttgtttacctgTGGAATCCCACTCTTCTTTCTGGAGACATCTTTGGGCCAGTACACCAGTCAGGGTGGAATAACATGTTGGAGGAAAATCTGCCCTCTTTTTGAGG GCTTAGGTTATGGAAGCCAAGTGGTTGTTTTGTACACTGGGGTGTATTACATCATTATACTGGCTTGGACGTTCCTCTACCTGTTTTCATCCTTCAGGTCTGTGCTTCCATGGGCGAGCTGTAACAACAGCTGGAACACAG ATGGCTGTTTTGAGCATGGTCACAATCAAACATCCCCACTACACCTGTATGGAAATGGCACTTCTTCAGTTATAGAATTTTGGGA aaGGAGAATCTTGGGCCTGTCAAGTGGCATTGAGAAAATTGGCAATGTTCGTTGGGACCTGGCCCTTTGTCTTCTTCTTGCCTGGCTGGTGTGTTACTTCTGTGTCTGGAATGGAGTAAAGTCCACAGGAAAG GTGGTCTACTTCACTGCCACATTTCCGTACGTTATGCTGTTGGTGTTGCTTGTTCGTGGTCTTACATTACCAGGGGCCAAAGATGGAATCATGTTCTACCTCTACCCAGACCCATCCCGCCTCACTGATCCGGAG GTATGGATGGATGCTGGCAGCCAAATTTTCTACTCCTATGGAGTTTGCACAGGTGTACTGACATCATTAGGAAGTTACAACAAGTACAGCAACAACTGCTACAG agactgtgtttaCCTGTGCCTGTTAAACAGTTTAACAAGCTTTGTAGCCGGCTTCGCCATCTTTTCTGTGCTCGGTTTTATGGCAAAGGAGCAAGGTGTGGATATATCAATGGTGGCTGAATCAG GTCCAGGTTTGGCATTCATCGCTTATCCTCGTGCTGTGGCACTGATGCCACTTCCCCAGCTCTGGgccattttcttcttcattatGATCCTCTTCTTAGGATTAGATAGTGAG TTTGTATGTCAAGAGGCATTGGTCACAACCATCTCGGACATGTATCCCGACTTCTTTCAAAACAATTGTCGTCGTAAACTCCTCCTTCTTGCCATTTCTGTTGGAAGCTTCTTTGCTGGCCTCATGATGGTCATGGAG GGAGGCCTTTATATCTTCCAGCTCTTTGACTACTACGCCTGCAGTGGGATGACACTCATGCTCTTTGCAGTTCTTGAATCTGTCTGCATTGGATGGATCTATG GTGCAGATCGTCAGTATGATAATATAAAGGACATGATTGGGTATCGACCCTGGGCTTTTATGAAATATTGTTGGCAGTACTTCACGCCAGCTATCTGTACT tgcaCATTTCTCTTCTCCTTGGTCAAATATACTCCGCTGAAATTCAACAACACTTATGAATACCCCTGGTGGGGCTATGCCATTGGGGGATTTTTAACTCTCTCTTCAACACTTATGGTTCCTTTTTGGATGCTGTATGCTGTAAGTGTTACTCCAGGAACGCTGAGCCAG AGACTGAAAGTTCTGTCCACTCCAGCACATGACTTACCTACTGCAATGCAAACAAAGGCATTAAATAAAGAAGCATTTCAGACTTTCACAGGATTATGCACACTGTCCACAACAGAAAGACCCAATGACAAAGGCAAAAGATCTCAGAGATCATCCATTGTCTAA